The Citrifermentans bemidjiense Bem genome window below encodes:
- the ung gene encoding uracil-DNA glycosylase, whose product MTTERQIQLEAGWKSHLLEEFQKLYMSELKEFLRLEIARKKTIYPKGSEYFNAFNSTSFDKVKVVVLGQDPYHGPGQAHGLSFSVPRGVDIPPSLVNIFKEIQTDLGLTQEDFRHGYLKSWADQGVLLLNSVLTVEAGRAASHQAKGWEIFTDRAVSMLNEKKDHLVFMLWGAYAQRKGGVIDEKRHLVLRAPHPSPLSAHRGFLGCRHFSQANAYLARHGRDPIDWRLPD is encoded by the coding sequence ATGACAACGGAAAGACAGATTCAACTGGAAGCTGGCTGGAAATCGCACTTGCTGGAGGAGTTCCAGAAGCTTTACATGTCTGAGTTGAAGGAGTTCCTGCGCCTTGAGATAGCGCGCAAGAAGACCATCTATCCCAAGGGGAGCGAGTACTTCAACGCCTTCAACTCCACCTCCTTTGATAAAGTGAAGGTGGTGGTGCTCGGGCAAGATCCCTACCACGGGCCGGGCCAAGCCCACGGGCTTAGCTTCTCCGTTCCGCGCGGGGTAGATATTCCGCCTTCGCTGGTGAACATCTTCAAGGAGATCCAGACGGATCTCGGGCTTACGCAGGAGGACTTCAGGCACGGCTACCTGAAGTCCTGGGCGGACCAGGGCGTTCTTCTCTTGAACAGCGTGCTGACGGTCGAGGCTGGACGCGCCGCTTCCCATCAGGCGAAGGGGTGGGAAATCTTCACCGACCGCGCCGTCTCAATGCTCAACGAGAAGAAGGATCACCTCGTTTTCATGCTTTGGGGAGCCTACGCCCAGAGAAAAGGGGGCGTAATCGACGAGAAGAGGCACCTGGTACTGAGGGCGCCGCATCCGTCGCCCCTGTCCGCTCACCGCGGTTTCCTCGGTTGCCGGCACTTCTCCCAGGCCAACGCCTACCTGGCACGGCACGGAAGGGATCCTATAGATTGGCGTCTCCCCGACTAG
- a CDS encoding methyl-accepting chemotaxis protein, whose amino-acid sequence MNISKKILISNVGMVLIATITTSAISLYVTKKEITRQVNVSLGSRIKAFRELIGKSDGSIVLVDGKLQANGVTLDGDNALTDRMKEIFGGEATIFRDDVRVATTIKKEDGSRAVGTKLQGPAREAVVDRAVPYQGEASILGVPHFASYLPLKDGNGKVIGALFVGEKKSEYLAVFEKLKYLILALSALLGGTLALAGYLALHKALMPLRELIRTLQNVAEGDGDLTHRLNESDDEIGAASRYFNRFIDRVHTIVQTVADNANSVASASSELHSSTERLADTTEAVAVQTETVSTAGEEMAATSADISKNCLSAVDSAQRACEMARYGSADVERTIEGMKLINEKVRATSESVGNLGVKSEQIGDIIGTIQDIADQTNLLALNAAIEAARAGEQGRGFAVVADEVRRLAERTTSATKEIEVNIRSIQEETARAVQVMHESAREAAKGAEDSVKSGESLGEILKQVNEVTLQIGQIATAAEEQSATSREISNNVHQITGIIQGAARENRASMSTADELNRLSESLRLQICRFRY is encoded by the coding sequence ATGAACATAAGCAAGAAGATTCTGATCAGCAACGTGGGCATGGTGCTCATCGCGACCATTACCACTTCGGCTATTTCGCTCTACGTCACCAAGAAGGAGATCACGCGCCAGGTCAACGTTTCACTCGGCTCGCGGATCAAGGCTTTCCGCGAACTTATCGGCAAAAGCGATGGCAGCATAGTGTTGGTGGACGGCAAGCTACAGGCCAACGGTGTGACGTTGGACGGCGACAACGCCCTGACCGACAGGATGAAAGAGATCTTCGGGGGGGAGGCGACCATCTTCAGGGACGACGTCCGAGTCGCGACAACGATCAAGAAGGAGGACGGCTCGCGAGCGGTCGGCACCAAGCTTCAGGGACCCGCGCGCGAGGCGGTCGTCGATCGGGCGGTTCCCTACCAGGGGGAGGCAAGCATTCTGGGGGTTCCGCATTTTGCCTCCTATCTCCCCCTTAAAGACGGCAACGGCAAGGTGATTGGCGCTCTTTTCGTCGGCGAGAAAAAGTCCGAGTACCTGGCGGTATTCGAGAAACTGAAATACCTGATCCTCGCGCTGTCCGCACTGCTCGGCGGAACCCTGGCGCTGGCGGGCTACCTGGCTCTGCACAAGGCGCTGATGCCGCTGCGAGAGCTGATCCGGACTCTGCAGAATGTAGCGGAAGGGGACGGTGACCTCACCCATCGCCTTAACGAATCCGACGATGAGATAGGTGCCGCCAGCCGCTATTTCAACCGGTTCATCGACCGGGTCCACACCATTGTGCAGACGGTGGCCGACAACGCTAACTCCGTGGCGAGCGCGAGTTCCGAGTTGCACTCCAGCACAGAGAGGCTTGCCGACACCACCGAGGCAGTAGCCGTGCAGACAGAAACCGTATCGACCGCCGGCGAGGAGATGGCTGCCACTTCCGCGGACATCTCCAAGAACTGCCTGAGCGCGGTCGACAGCGCCCAGCGAGCCTGCGAGATGGCGCGCTATGGCTCCGCCGACGTCGAGCGCACCATCGAAGGGATGAAGCTCATCAACGAGAAGGTGCGAGCCACCTCTGAGAGCGTCGGCAATCTGGGGGTAAAGTCGGAACAAATCGGCGACATCATCGGCACCATCCAGGACATCGCGGACCAGACCAATCTGCTGGCCTTGAACGCGGCGATAGAGGCGGCTCGCGCCGGTGAGCAGGGGCGCGGCTTTGCGGTCGTGGCAGACGAGGTGCGCCGCTTAGCCGAAAGGACCACCAGCGCCACCAAGGAGATCGAGGTCAACATAAGGTCGATTCAAGAAGAGACCGCCCGGGCAGTGCAAGTAATGCACGAAAGCGCACGGGAAGCTGCAAAGGGGGCCGAAGACTCTGTCAAGTCAGGGGAGAGCCTGGGGGAAATTCTGAAACAGGTAAACGAGGTGACGCTGCAGATAGGGCAGATAGCAACGGCTGCCGAAGAGCAGAGCGCGACGAGCCGCGAGATCAGCAATAACGTGCACCAGATTACCGGGATCATTCAGGGCGCAGCCAGGGAAAACCGTGCATCCATGTCGACTGCGGACGAGTTGAACCGGCTCTCGGAGAGTCTGAGGCTGCAGATCTGCAGATTCAGGTATTAA
- a CDS encoding ATP-binding protein encodes MDRNESAQTQVRKLQERVNFLEETNLNYLKTLDVLTACSDFQSDIYRQKEPSFVIKAVFGQLKRLIPFTALGMLGIEADASFSLTVCDPEFSCGEVMNEVDARVQDGTFAWAVNQNHPVVVPTLTGTDTLVLHVLATNSRIRGMFVGILPGSHLSAEVSTLNALSSILINTAYAVENSELYDMLQEHMQNLEMKVAQRTTELEEALVKAEAATAAKSVFLANMSHEIRTPMNGVIGLAKLLMETPLDKVQQGYMESLSDCAENLLTIINEILDVSKVEAGMITLEAIVFDLRRFLDRSLQPFVLRGQEKGVRVRLEAYPGLPELVLGDPVRLRQILGNLLGNALKFTQKGSITLTAALTGSGENGVGLKFSVADTGIGIAPEAIEVIFEKFSQADSSTTRLYGGTGLGLSISKSLVELMGGELSVQSALGKGSVFSFCIELSQPKAGERPAEEEGEAPGARVERELKILVVDDVPINQLISAKLIAKTGNHRISTAQNGQEAVEKWEREKFDLIFMDVQMPVMDGLEATRIIRSREQGTGWRVHICAMTANAMKEDITICNDAGMDSYLSKPVREREIASMIRKVATSDALHPTGSAATPSPVPEAAPLPAFDRADLLERLGGEEKVVGMFVVKFITAVTEHLDQLKEAVSDRDLAAVYYRAHTIAGTSANMGAPLMRELAARMESAAKTEDAEPLEALFLQLQQAFSAFKSESADSAVIPPTS; translated from the coding sequence ATGGATCGCAATGAGAGCGCACAGACGCAGGTCCGTAAGCTTCAGGAGAGGGTGAACTTCCTCGAGGAAACCAACCTGAACTACCTGAAGACGCTCGACGTGCTCACCGCATGCAGCGACTTTCAGTCGGACATCTACCGGCAGAAGGAACCCTCCTTCGTGATCAAGGCGGTCTTCGGCCAGTTGAAGCGGCTGATACCTTTCACCGCTCTCGGCATGCTCGGCATCGAAGCGGACGCTTCCTTCAGCCTCACCGTCTGCGACCCCGAATTCTCTTGTGGCGAGGTCATGAACGAGGTCGACGCGCGGGTGCAGGACGGCACCTTCGCCTGGGCCGTCAACCAGAACCACCCTGTAGTGGTGCCGACGCTCACCGGCACCGACACGCTCGTGCTGCACGTTCTCGCCACCAACAGCCGCATCAGGGGGATGTTCGTGGGGATCCTTCCCGGCAGCCACCTAAGCGCCGAGGTCTCCACCCTCAACGCCCTGAGCAGCATACTGATCAACACGGCATATGCGGTGGAGAACTCCGAGCTCTACGACATGCTGCAGGAACACATGCAGAATCTGGAAATGAAGGTCGCCCAGCGCACTACCGAACTTGAAGAAGCGCTGGTCAAGGCCGAGGCCGCCACCGCGGCAAAGAGCGTCTTTTTGGCCAACATGAGCCACGAGATCAGGACGCCGATGAACGGGGTGATCGGCCTTGCCAAGCTGCTGATGGAGACACCGCTTGACAAGGTGCAGCAAGGCTACATGGAGTCGCTTTCCGATTGCGCCGAAAACCTCCTCACCATCATCAACGAGATCCTCGACGTCTCCAAGGTTGAAGCCGGCATGATAACGCTGGAGGCTATCGTCTTCGACCTGAGGCGTTTCCTGGACCGCTCGCTGCAGCCGTTCGTGCTCCGCGGCCAGGAAAAAGGAGTCCGGGTCCGGTTGGAGGCGTACCCGGGGCTTCCTGAACTGGTGCTGGGGGATCCGGTTCGACTCCGGCAGATACTTGGGAACCTCCTGGGAAATGCGCTCAAATTCACCCAGAAGGGGAGCATCACCCTGACTGCCGCCTTGACGGGGAGCGGAGAGAACGGCGTCGGATTGAAGTTCTCCGTCGCCGACACAGGTATCGGCATAGCCCCGGAAGCGATAGAAGTCATCTTCGAGAAATTCTCCCAGGCCGACAGCTCCACCACCCGCCTCTACGGCGGGACCGGGTTGGGGCTTTCCATCAGCAAAAGCCTGGTCGAACTGATGGGGGGGGAACTCAGCGTGCAAAGCGCGCTGGGAAAAGGGAGCGTTTTCAGCTTCTGTATCGAGTTGAGCCAGCCGAAAGCCGGCGAGCGTCCCGCCGAGGAAGAGGGCGAAGCGCCGGGCGCTAGGGTCGAACGTGAGTTGAAGATCCTCGTGGTGGACGACGTGCCGATCAACCAACTGATCTCCGCAAAGCTCATCGCCAAAACAGGAAACCACCGGATCTCCACCGCGCAAAACGGACAAGAGGCCGTGGAAAAGTGGGAACGGGAGAAGTTCGACCTCATCTTTATGGATGTGCAGATGCCGGTCATGGACGGGCTGGAAGCGACCCGGATCATCAGGAGCCGAGAGCAAGGGACCGGGTGGCGGGTCCACATCTGCGCTATGACCGCCAATGCGATGAAGGAGGACATCACCATCTGTAACGATGCCGGCATGGACAGCTATCTGTCGAAGCCGGTGCGGGAGCGGGAAATCGCCTCCATGATCCGGAAGGTGGCCACCTCCGACGCTCTCCACCCCACCGGGTCCGCCGCCACTCCCTCCCCGGTGCCAGAAGCAGCACCTCTCCCGGCCTTTGATCGGGCCGACCTCCTGGAGCGCCTGGGGGGGGAAGAGAAAGTGGTGGGGATGTTCGTGGTGAAATTCATCACGGCGGTAACCGAGCACCTGGATCAACTGAAGGAGGCTGTCTCGGACCGGGATCTTGCGGCAGTCTATTACCGTGCCCACACCATAGCCGGAACATCCGCCAATATGGGGGCGCCCCTGATGCGTGAACTCGCCGCAAGGATGGAGTCCGCAGCCAAGACAGAGGATGCTGAGCCTCTCGAAGCCCTTTTCCTTCAGTTGCAGCAGGCCTTTTCCGCCTTCAAGTCCGAAAGCGCAGACAGCGCCGTAATCCCCCCTACTTCATAA